Below is a window of Candidatus Nanosynbacter sp. HMT-352 DNA.
AAAATTGACCGTCGCTCGCGAGGCTCGTAATAAACTTTCTGAGGATGTGAAGGTCTTGGATGAATTGTTAGTGAGATATAAAGAAGAAGTGCAAGTTATTAAAAATTCGCTGTCTGGAGGTTCTAATGAATAGAGCTAAGGAATTATTTCGTAGTTATAAATTCGCTACATTTATTGGACTGACTATTGCGGTCTCAGTTGTGTTGGTGTCGATCGCGATGTTTATGTATTACAAGACTGACGCTTATCGATTGGATTTGAGTCGTCCAGAATACGCTTCTCGCCGTAACCAAATTAGCAAGGATGCGAATGAAAAAAGTCACGAATTTGACGCGCAAGGCTCAGTAAATAAGGATACATTGAAGGAATTTTTGGGAATTTATGATAAAGAAGTAGAGAACGTTAATAAGATCAAAGCGTTTTCTAATGATGTGTTGAGCGATAAAGAATTGGGCTTGTCTAATAATTAATCTTTATCTTCTGGTTATTGAGGTTGGTGTCGGCAGAGTCGCCAGAAGAACTCCTTCGCGATCAAAGTTTTGTAGCAATCGATGTCGCATCTCGGAGGTTACAGACCACTGATCTGATGGCTGAGTTTTTCCGGCAATGATCAATTCTGTTCCTCGTCCTGTAATATCACCAACGGAAACGAATTTAGGCGGATCGATAATTTTCTTTTGCCAAGCCTTTTCTTTAGCTAATTCTTGACCAGTAGCGTTAATAATGTCTGTAACTGCAGAAATGTCAGAACTTGGGTCGATATAAATGCTGAAGCGCGACATACTATAGCCCATAGTTTTATTGATAACGTGCTGAATCGTACCATTTGGAACATAATGAACATTGCCCTCAGAATCTCGTATAACAGTAGTGCGAGTGCCGACTCTCTCGACGGTTCCAGCAGCTCCCATTACGTCAACAACATCGCCAACACGATATTGATTTTCAGCGATGATGAAAATACCAGACAAGAAGTCCTTAACGAGCGATTGAGCGCCAAATCCTAACGCCACACCGATTATGCCGGCGCTGGCGAATAGAGGCGATAAATCAAATAGAAATAGTTTATTGGCGACAATTGCGGCGACATAGAAAATTATTATAATTTGCCAGAAACTTCTGGTTAATTGGATGAGAGTTTTTTCGCGCTTTTCTATGTCTTTACGGTGCCAGGAACGATGTTTAGCGGTGGAGCGTATAGAATAATGGATAGTCCAAGATAATAAATATTTCCCCAGAAAATAAACAAAAACAGAGCCAATAATAATGCTGACTGTGTCGATAATGCGCTCACTAATTAACCAGCCAAGGTTGTTGCCATGAAGCCATTGACCCAACGTCGAAGAATCTAAGAACTGTTTTATAAGCTTATCCATTATTGATTTAGTATAATAGAAAATATGAGTTTTGTCGATCCGAATCAATTTATTATCACCAGAAAACGTAAGAAGTATAAATTTGCTTTATTCCACAATTCACCTCTATGTTTTGAGTTTGACGAGTGGATAAAGCGGGAAGTTGATTGTTTGGAAATCGGTGCTGGAACTGGACTATTCAGCGTGGAGCTTGCGCTGCGCCATCCCGAAAAGACATTTTTGGCAATTGACGTGAAAGGTGATCGATTACAGAAGGGCGCGAAAATTGCTGAAGAAAAGGGGCTGGAGAATGTGTTTTTTGTTCGAGCGCGGGCTGACCAAATAGACCAATTAGTAGAGCAGAATTCTTTGGAGCAAATTTGGGTAACATTTTCTGATCCGTTCCCGAGGAAGCATAGCGCTGGGCGTCGCTTGACTCATCCTAATTTTTTGAAGAAGTATTCTTCATTGCTAAAATCGGACGGATCTTTATTAATCAAACACGACGATCACATTTTTTTCTGCTGGAGCTTGGAGCAATTGGTGGCAGAAAAATGGCAAATTAAGGAGTTGAGTTTTGATCTTCATGAATCCGCGCTAAATGACGAATATAAAATAATGACGACTTACGAACAAAGGTGGATTGGCGAAGGAAAAACTATTAATTTCGTAAGAGTTACCCGCTAATAAATGAAAGGAATATTATGCAATTTAACGACTACTCAACTAAAGCAATTTCTACTTTAACAGATAAAGATTCTCATAAATATGGTGATGTTGACGCGAGATTGATGGCGCAGATATTGGGATTAAGTGGTGAATCTGGCGAAGTTATGGAGAAGTTTAAGAAAATTTTACGTGATAAAAATGGCGAGATCTCAGAGAATGATCGCGACGCAATAATAAAAGAGCTCGGTGACGTGCTTTGGTATGTCAATTCTATAGCGCATTTGCTCGGTTGTAGTTTAGAAGAGGTGGCTCGCAGAAATAATGATAAACTGCTCAGTCGCCAGAGTCGAGGGAAGATTCACGGCAGCGGCGATGATCGCTAATTTTTAGCTAATTGCTCGCGAATCCATCCGTCGATTGTGCCAGCGCCCATACACAGGACGAGCTTTCCAGAGTTCTTTGCTGCGGTGATTTCCTGCCATAAACTGTCATCTAATTCGGCAAAATGAACTTTTTCTTTGTCGATATTTTTGGCAAGTTGTTGTGGTGTTAAAGTTGGCAAATCTGGATTTTCCCTAGTTAAGTAAGTTGGCAGCCAGTAAATTTCATTGGCATCACGGAAAATATCATTAGTGTATTGACCAATTATTTCGTGCTGGCGAACATTTTGGTGTGGCTGATAAACCAGAGCTACATCGTTTGACAACTCCTTAGCCATCTGTAATGTCGCTTGAATCTCAACTGGGTGATGTCCGTAGTCAGAATATAGATTTTCGGCGAGCTTTTCAAAACGTCGTCCTGAGCCGGGGAAGGAGTTTATTGCTTGGTATATTTCTAACTCCTCCGCGTCCACTCCGATATTCTTCAAAGCTTCAATCACCAAAGTAGCGTTCTTTCGATTATGCTCGCCAGGCAGAGTGATATTTTTATTGGAATCGTGCAAGATTGTTAGATTTTTCTCATCAAATATGGCGGAATTTTCTTGCCACGCGATAATTTTTTTAGATTTTTCACCGAATTCGCGAAAGGCATCTAAGTAAGATTCTTTTGTTGGATATGTGTCTGGATGGTCGTAGTCAACAGATGTGATAAGGCTAATTTCTGGAGAAAAATGCAAAAAGTTGCGATCAAATTCATCACACTCGTATACGAAAAATTGGCTATTTTTATCAAACGTTCCGCTCGGTCCAAAGCTTAAAGTCGAGCCTACAGAATAACTGACAGGAATTTGCAATTGTTCCATTGTCCAGACTAGCAGGCTTGTTGTTGTGGTTTTTCCGTGGGTACCAGCGACCGCGATAAGTTTC
It encodes the following:
- a CDS encoding mechanosensitive ion channel family protein, producing MDKLIKQFLDSSTLGQWLHGNNLGWLISERIIDTVSIIIGSVFVYFLGKYLLSWTIHYSIRSTAKHRSWHRKDIEKREKTLIQLTRSFWQIIIIFYVAAIVANKLFLFDLSPLFASAGIIGVALGFGAQSLVKDFLSGIFIIAENQYRVGDVVDVMGAAGTVERVGTRTTVIRDSEGNVHYVPNGTIQHVINKTMGYSMSRFSIYIDPSSDISAVTDIINATGQELAKEKAWQKKIIDPPKFVSVGDITGRGTELIIAGKTQPSDQWSVTSEMRHRLLQNFDREGVLLATLPTPTSITRR
- the trmB gene encoding tRNA (guanosine(46)-N7)-methyltransferase TrmB; the encoded protein is MSFVDPNQFIITRKRKKYKFALFHNSPLCFEFDEWIKREVDCLEIGAGTGLFSVELALRHPEKTFLAIDVKGDRLQKGAKIAEEKGLENVFFVRARADQIDQLVEQNSLEQIWVTFSDPFPRKHSAGRRLTHPNFLKKYSSLLKSDGSLLIKHDDHIFFCWSLEQLVAEKWQIKELSFDLHESALNDEYKIMTTYEQRWIGEGKTINFVRVTR
- a CDS encoding nucleoside triphosphate pyrophosphohydrolase family protein; the protein is MQFNDYSTKAISTLTDKDSHKYGDVDARLMAQILGLSGESGEVMEKFKKILRDKNGEISENDRDAIIKELGDVLWYVNSIAHLLGCSLEEVARRNNDKLLSRQSRGKIHGSGDDR
- a CDS encoding UDP-N-acetylmuramate--L-alanine ligase, giving the protein MRIYFSGIGGVGIGPLSRIALEAGYDVCGSDRSPSLITNELESAGIPISFDQSGAFLQSEHDKSPFDWFIYTAALPEDHPELVLARKLGIKTSKRDELLAQIIADKNLKLIAVAGTHGKTTTTSLLVWTMEQLQIPVSYSVGSTLSFGPSGTFDKNSQFFVYECDEFDRNFLHFSPEISLITSVDYDHPDTYPTKESYLDAFREFGEKSKKIIAWQENSAIFDEKNLTILHDSNKNITLPGEHNRKNATLVIEALKNIGVDAEELEIYQAINSFPGSGRRFEKLAENLYSDYGHHPVEIQATLQMAKELSNDVALVYQPHQNVRQHEIIGQYTNDIFRDANEIYWLPTYLTRENPDLPTLTPQQLAKNIDKEKVHFAELDDSLWQEITAAKNSGKLVLCMGAGTIDGWIREQLAKN